The following proteins are encoded in a genomic region of Mycolicibacterium rutilum:
- a CDS encoding FAD-dependent monooxygenase: MSRTAVLVVGAGPTGLAAACGLLAHGVAVRVIDCADGPATTSRANFLHARGSEVLDRLGALGDLPDRSVRAMSITTYLGDRPVMHIKFGDPGLHTAAPPMVISQAEVEAALRTRLAELGGEITWGTELTGLTQTPTGVTAHAASGADLDADWLIGCDGAGSAVRRIAGIGFPGVKLSERFLLADVALDWDLDRSGTTGWIHPAGMLGAMPMPGGMWRIIAYDPDGPSGKPDDAELFVRLERILPDRTGRAVRITGAGWLSTFRVHRRLADTYRRGRVFIAGDAAHTHAPFGGQGMLTGLGDAENLAWKLATVIGGRAQPALLDTYETERRPLATEVLRSTSAVTKLNVAQHGFGRFVRDRLLVPVMNRPWVQRRVTYQTSQLWVSYRRGPLAERSLPYPRPRPGDRVAEVSGAELKGGWGLLSGDQTLHDVAQSRLGPGVALLGDRRGDALLVRPDGHLAWRGTDPGSLDDWLRRALTVGTVR; encoded by the coding sequence ATGTCGCGCACCGCGGTCCTGGTGGTGGGTGCCGGCCCGACCGGTCTGGCAGCTGCCTGCGGGCTGCTCGCACACGGCGTCGCGGTCCGCGTCATCGACTGCGCCGACGGGCCGGCGACGACCTCGCGGGCCAACTTCCTGCACGCGCGCGGCTCCGAGGTGCTCGACCGGCTCGGTGCGCTCGGCGACCTGCCGGACCGCTCGGTCCGGGCGATGAGCATCACGACCTACCTCGGCGACCGGCCCGTCATGCACATCAAGTTCGGTGATCCCGGACTGCACACCGCCGCGCCGCCGATGGTCATCTCGCAGGCCGAGGTCGAGGCCGCCCTGCGCACACGATTGGCCGAACTCGGCGGCGAGATCACCTGGGGCACCGAACTGACCGGGCTCACCCAGACGCCGACCGGTGTCACCGCCCACGCGGCGTCTGGCGCGGACCTCGACGCCGACTGGTTGATCGGCTGCGACGGCGCCGGAAGCGCAGTCCGCCGGATCGCCGGCATCGGCTTTCCCGGCGTCAAGCTCAGCGAACGGTTCCTGCTCGCCGATGTCGCGCTCGACTGGGATCTGGACCGGTCCGGCACCACCGGATGGATCCATCCGGCGGGCATGCTCGGCGCGATGCCGATGCCCGGCGGGATGTGGCGCATCATCGCCTACGACCCCGACGGTCCGTCCGGAAAGCCCGACGACGCCGAGCTTTTCGTCCGCCTGGAACGTATCCTGCCGGACCGCACCGGGCGCGCCGTCCGGATCACCGGCGCCGGATGGCTGTCGACGTTTCGCGTGCATCGCCGTCTCGCCGACACCTACCGGCGAGGACGGGTGTTCATCGCGGGCGACGCCGCCCACACCCACGCACCGTTCGGTGGACAGGGGATGCTCACCGGGCTGGGCGACGCCGAGAACCTCGCGTGGAAACTGGCGACCGTGATCGGCGGCCGCGCACAACCCGCACTGCTCGACACCTACGAGACCGAACGTCGGCCCCTGGCCACCGAAGTCCTGCGCAGCACCAGCGCGGTGACGAAACTCAATGTCGCACAGCACGGTTTCGGCCGCTTCGTCCGCGACCGGCTTCTCGTCCCCGTGATGAACCGTCCCTGGGTGCAGCGCCGGGTCACCTATCAGACATCGCAACTGTGGGTGAGTTACCGGCGCGGTCCGCTGGCCGAAAGATCCCTGCCCTATCCGCGGCCCCGCCCCGGCGACCGCGTCGCCGAGGTTTCCGGCGCCGAACTGAAGGGCGGGTGGGGACTGCTGTCCGGCGATCAGACACTGCACGATGTCGCGCAGAGCCGACTCGGCCCCGGCGTCGCGCTGCTCGGCGACCGGCGCGGCGATGCCCTGCTGGTGCGTCCCGATGGCCACCTGGCCTGGCGCGGAACCGATCCCGGCAGCCTCGACGACTGGCTGCGCCGCGCGTTGACCGTGGGTACGGTGCGATGA
- a CDS encoding DUF4345 domain-containing protein: protein MGIYALAAPAALVRPFGTTLGGATARAEVRAVYGGFGLAIAGVLGYAVVADDVRTGVLLTVGAALAGMALGRLISAVVDDRTPFYPNWFYAVVEAVAAALLGAVAFAG, encoded by the coding sequence ATGGGCATCTACGCGCTGGCGGCACCGGCGGCACTGGTGCGGCCGTTCGGCACCACGCTCGGCGGTGCGACCGCGCGAGCCGAGGTGCGCGCGGTGTACGGCGGATTCGGGCTCGCGATCGCCGGCGTGCTGGGGTACGCCGTCGTCGCCGACGACGTCCGGACCGGCGTGCTGCTCACCGTCGGCGCGGCGCTGGCCGGGATGGCGCTGGGCCGGCTGATCTCGGCGGTCGTCGACGACCGGACGCCGTTCTACCCCAACTGGTTCTACGCTGTGGTCGAGGCCGTCGCGGCGGCGCTATTGGGCGCCGTGGCCTTCGCTGGATAG
- a CDS encoding flavin-containing monooxygenase encodes MSEQASDVLIIGAGISGIGAAYRMQEKNPQVSYTVLERRSRIGGTWDLHQYPGIRSDSDIFTLSYPFEPWTRPENVADGADIRDYLTETARKHGIDRHIRFNTRVLSADWDSTTDTWTVHAEEDGAPTTYRARYLFFGTGYYNYDEPYRPDFPGLDSFAGEVVHPQHWPESLDYTGKRLLVIGSGATAVSMIPSLAEKAGHVTMLQRSPGYMLSTWRVHPVVQALRKVLPGRAGYWAARVYNTIFTVFIYAFAKAAPKVSRGYIRGYAKRNLPEGYPVDVHFNPRYDPWDQRLCAMLDNDFYDTINSGRLDVVTDQIDHVDATGVVLRSGERIDADVLITATGIQLQALGGVAIHIDGEEVKPQDRFVYKEHMLEDVPNLAWCVGYINASWTLRADLTARAFAKLVSYMGSHGYTHAYPHLGDKPMAEKPAWNINAGYVQRAAHVLPKSGTHRPWNVRHNYVLDAIDHRIDRIEESMVFGRAPVAVDPVAS; translated from the coding sequence ATGAGTGAACAGGCGTCCGATGTGCTGATCATCGGCGCGGGCATCTCGGGAATCGGGGCCGCGTACCGCATGCAGGAGAAGAACCCGCAGGTGAGTTACACGGTGCTCGAGCGGCGCTCCCGCATCGGCGGCACCTGGGATCTGCACCAGTATCCGGGGATCCGCTCCGACAGCGACATCTTCACGCTGAGTTACCCGTTCGAACCGTGGACCCGCCCGGAGAACGTCGCCGACGGCGCCGACATCCGCGACTACCTCACCGAGACCGCCCGCAAGCACGGCATCGACCGGCACATCCGGTTCAACACCCGCGTGCTGTCGGCGGACTGGGATTCGACGACCGACACCTGGACCGTGCACGCCGAGGAGGACGGCGCCCCGACGACCTACCGGGCGCGCTACCTGTTCTTCGGCACCGGCTACTACAACTACGACGAGCCGTACCGTCCGGACTTCCCGGGTCTCGACTCGTTCGCCGGTGAGGTGGTGCATCCGCAGCACTGGCCCGAGTCGCTGGACTACACCGGCAAGCGACTGCTGGTCATCGGCAGCGGCGCCACCGCGGTGAGCATGATCCCGTCGCTGGCCGAGAAGGCCGGGCACGTGACGATGCTGCAGCGCTCCCCGGGCTACATGCTCTCGACGTGGCGGGTGCATCCGGTCGTGCAGGCGCTGCGCAAGGTGCTGCCGGGTCGCGCCGGGTACTGGGCCGCGCGCGTCTACAACACCATCTTCACGGTGTTCATCTACGCGTTCGCCAAGGCCGCCCCCAAGGTCAGCCGCGGCTACATCCGGGGATACGCCAAACGCAATCTGCCAGAGGGCTATCCGGTCGACGTGCACTTCAACCCCCGGTACGACCCGTGGGATCAACGGCTGTGCGCGATGCTCGACAACGACTTCTACGACACCATCAACTCCGGCAGGCTCGACGTGGTGACCGATCAGATCGACCACGTCGACGCGACCGGTGTGGTGTTGCGGTCGGGTGAGCGCATCGACGCCGACGTGTTGATCACCGCGACCGGGATCCAGCTGCAGGCGCTCGGCGGCGTCGCGATCCACATCGACGGCGAGGAGGTCAAGCCGCAGGACCGGTTCGTCTACAAGGAGCACATGCTCGAAGACGTGCCGAACCTGGCCTGGTGCGTCGGCTACATCAACGCATCGTGGACGCTGCGCGCCGATCTGACCGCGCGGGCCTTCGCAAAGCTGGTGTCCTACATGGGTTCGCACGGCTACACGCATGCCTATCCGCACCTGGGGGACAAGCCGATGGCCGAGAAGCCCGCGTGGAACATCAATGCCGGCTACGTGCAGCGGGCCGCGCATGTGTTGCCGAAATCCGGCACGCACCGGCCGTGGAATGTGCGGCACAACTACGTGCTCGACGCGATCGACCACCGGATCGACCGGATCGAGGAGTCGATGGTGTTCGGCCGGGCGCCGGTGGCGGTCGATCCCGTCGCCAGTTAG
- a CDS encoding PIG-L deacetylase family protein, whose translation MLEPFPADWRTALVLVPHPDDPEYGCAAAVAKWTREGRTVHYALASRGEAGIAGMPPEQAGPLREREQLRSAAVVGVADVQFWDFPDSDIRNTAELRAAITTAITALRPDVVISIYGGPEWAPGAPNQRDHMEFAAAVLDAYDSLAEPPRWLFQNGPEVTHAEVIDDGCFERAVASLAEHKVYLSVLDPDTPVVDQARRQVDMTTTPRPEFDGRRTVEFILKRTSR comes from the coding sequence GTGCTCGAGCCGTTTCCCGCCGACTGGCGCACCGCCCTGGTGCTGGTGCCGCACCCCGACGATCCGGAGTACGGCTGCGCGGCCGCGGTCGCGAAGTGGACGCGCGAGGGCCGGACCGTGCACTACGCGCTGGCCAGTCGGGGAGAGGCGGGTATCGCCGGCATGCCGCCCGAGCAGGCGGGGCCGCTGCGTGAACGCGAGCAGCTGCGGTCGGCGGCCGTCGTCGGCGTCGCCGACGTGCAGTTCTGGGACTTTCCCGACAGCGACATCCGCAACACCGCCGAACTGCGGGCGGCCATCACCACGGCGATCACCGCCCTGCGACCCGATGTGGTGATCAGCATCTACGGCGGGCCCGAGTGGGCGCCCGGCGCGCCGAACCAGCGCGACCACATGGAGTTCGCCGCCGCGGTCCTCGACGCCTACGACTCGCTGGCCGAACCGCCGCGATGGCTGTTCCAGAACGGCCCAGAGGTCACGCACGCCGAGGTGATCGACGACGGCTGTTTCGAGCGGGCCGTCGCGTCGCTGGCCGAGCACAAGGTGTACCTGTCGGTGCTCGACCCGGACACCCCCGTCGTCGACCAGGCCCGCAGGCAGGTCGATATGACGACGACACCGCGCCCGGAGTTCGACGGCCGCCGCACGGTCGAGTTCATCCTCAAACGCACGTCTCGGTAG
- a CDS encoding TetR/AcrR family transcriptional regulator: protein MKSDGSSVDKTPGAGRPRDPRIDAAILRATADLLVEIGYSNLTMAAVAERAGTTKTALYRRWSSKAELVHEAAFPAAPSAIDTPPGSFAADIRAMLAATRDVFTSPVVRAALPGLIADMVADADLNVRVMNRFTEVFVAVRNRVAEAVRRGEVRADVDPDRLVEVIGGATLLRMLLQPGAQLGDDWVDQTTAIVVHGVVT from the coding sequence ATGAAATCAGACGGGTCTTCGGTTGACAAGACCCCGGGCGCCGGGCGGCCCCGGGATCCGCGTATTGACGCTGCCATATTGCGGGCCACCGCGGATCTGCTTGTGGAAATCGGTTATTCGAATCTGACGATGGCCGCGGTCGCCGAGCGTGCGGGCACCACCAAGACCGCGCTGTACCGGCGCTGGTCGAGCAAGGCCGAGTTGGTGCACGAGGCGGCGTTCCCGGCCGCGCCGTCGGCGATCGACACGCCGCCAGGCAGTTTCGCCGCCGACATCCGCGCGATGCTGGCCGCCACCCGCGACGTGTTCACCAGCCCGGTGGTGCGTGCGGCGCTGCCCGGCCTGATCGCGGACATGGTCGCCGACGCCGACCTCAACGTGCGGGTGATGAACCGGTTCACGGAGGTCTTTGTGGCCGTACGCAACCGGGTCGCCGAGGCGGTGCGGCGCGGCGAGGTGCGCGCCGACGTCGACCCGGACCGGTTGGTCGAGGTGATCGGTGGCGCGACGCTGCTGCGGATGCTGCTGCAGCCCGGCGCGCAACTCGGCGACGACTGGGTCGACCAGACCACTGCGATCGTCGTGCACGGTGTGGTGACATAG
- a CDS encoding TIGR03617 family F420-dependent LLM class oxidoreductase — protein sequence MKVMTALFGPTDAVNRAQQLREAGAAGVFTFEGPHDVFAPLTLAATVGGLDLMTNVAIAFPRNPIQLAHQAYDHQLLAQGRFTLGLGTQVRAQVEKRYGAAFERPVARMKEMVGALRAVFAAWETGERLDFRGEYFRHTLMTPTFNPGPHPYGPPPIYLGALGPRLTRATAEVADGLLVMPFGSKRFLHEATMPAVRDGLAAAGRRLDDFAVVPEIIVSVGADDDGHAAARRLLAFYGSTPAYRPVLDVHGWGDLQPELNAMSKQGRWQEMAGLIDDEVLHTIAACGSPADIAAHIRDRVGGVSDRICLYQPGPIAVDALAQIVDALAA from the coding sequence GTGAAGGTCATGACAGCGTTGTTCGGGCCGACGGATGCGGTCAACCGCGCGCAGCAGCTGCGCGAGGCGGGGGCCGCGGGGGTGTTCACCTTCGAGGGCCCGCACGACGTGTTCGCGCCGCTGACGCTGGCCGCGACCGTCGGCGGCCTGGACCTGATGACCAACGTCGCGATCGCGTTTCCCCGCAACCCGATCCAGCTCGCGCACCAGGCCTACGACCATCAGCTGCTCGCGCAGGGCCGCTTCACGCTGGGCCTCGGCACGCAGGTGCGCGCGCAGGTCGAGAAACGCTACGGCGCCGCGTTCGAGCGGCCGGTCGCGCGGATGAAGGAGATGGTCGGTGCGCTGCGGGCGGTGTTCGCCGCTTGGGAGACCGGCGAGCGGCTGGATTTCCGGGGCGAGTACTTCCGGCACACGCTGATGACGCCGACGTTCAACCCCGGACCCCATCCGTACGGGCCGCCGCCGATCTATCTCGGCGCGCTGGGCCCGCGGCTGACCCGCGCCACCGCCGAGGTCGCCGACGGCCTGCTGGTGATGCCGTTCGGCTCGAAGCGGTTCCTGCATGAGGCCACGATGCCCGCGGTGCGCGACGGGCTGGCCGCCGCCGGCCGCAGGCTCGACGACTTCGCGGTCGTCCCGGAGATCATCGTGTCGGTCGGCGCCGACGACGACGGTCACGCGGCCGCGCGGCGGCTGTTGGCGTTCTACGGCTCCACCCCGGCGTACCGGCCGGTGCTCGACGTGCACGGGTGGGGCGATCTGCAACCCGAGCTGAACGCGATGTCCAAGCAGGGCCGCTGGCAGGAGATGGCCGGGCTCATCGACGACGAGGTGTTGCACACCATCGCCGCCTGCGGCAGCCCCGCCGACATCGCCGCCCACATCCGCGACCGGGTCGGCGGCGTGTCCGACCGGATCTGCCTCTATCAGCCCGGACCGATCGCCGTCGACGCGTTGGCGCAGATCGTCGACGCGCTCGCGGCCTGA
- a CDS encoding phosphotransferase family protein produces the protein MASEPAVEDISRLEHSSRDLTTLPDVMSRWLATVLPGGATPDITVESGVDANGMSSETIILTGRWTDDGRPREQKWVARVAPTAQDVPVFSEYRMDHQFDVIRLVQEKTDVPVPQVRWLEDSGDVLGTPFFLMDHVDGRVPPDVMPYTFGGNWFADSTAEQRRELQDNTVGVLAKLHSIPEPQQTFGFLDDGSDPNALRRNLNWLKDWYEFAVPDIGRSELLERGLDWLEANWPAEAAAADPVLVWGDSRVGNVLYDGYAPAAVLDWEMATLGPREMDAAWMIFAHNVFQELAGLAGLPGLPDFMREDDVKATYSALTGVELGDLHWFYVYSGVIWGCVFMRTSARRVRFGEIEKPEDVESLFYHGALLKRLMGDNA, from the coding sequence GTGGCTAGTGAACCGGCTGTCGAAGACATCAGCCGCCTCGAACATTCCAGTCGCGACCTGACCACGCTGCCCGATGTCATGTCGCGGTGGCTGGCCACCGTGCTGCCCGGTGGGGCGACGCCGGACATCACCGTCGAAAGCGGCGTCGACGCCAACGGGATGTCCTCGGAAACCATCATCCTGACCGGACGGTGGACCGACGACGGCCGGCCGCGCGAACAGAAATGGGTGGCGCGGGTCGCCCCGACCGCCCAGGACGTGCCGGTGTTCTCCGAATACCGGATGGACCACCAGTTCGACGTCATCCGGTTGGTGCAGGAGAAGACCGATGTGCCGGTGCCGCAGGTGCGGTGGTTGGAGGACAGCGGCGACGTGCTCGGCACACCGTTCTTCCTGATGGATCACGTCGACGGCCGGGTCCCGCCCGACGTCATGCCGTACACGTTCGGCGGCAACTGGTTCGCCGACTCCACCGCTGAACAACGCCGCGAGCTGCAGGACAACACCGTCGGCGTGCTCGCCAAGCTGCACTCGATCCCCGAGCCGCAGCAGACGTTCGGCTTCCTCGACGACGGGTCCGATCCGAATGCGCTGCGCCGCAACCTGAACTGGCTCAAGGACTGGTATGAGTTCGCGGTACCCGACATCGGGCGCTCCGAACTGCTCGAACGCGGGCTGGACTGGCTCGAGGCGAACTGGCCGGCCGAGGCCGCCGCCGCCGACCCCGTGCTGGTGTGGGGCGACTCGCGCGTCGGCAATGTGCTCTACGACGGATACGCGCCGGCCGCCGTGCTCGACTGGGAGATGGCCACCCTGGGCCCGCGCGAGATGGATGCCGCCTGGATGATCTTCGCGCACAACGTCTTCCAGGAGCTCGCCGGATTGGCGGGCCTGCCCGGTCTGCCCGATTTCATGCGTGAGGACGACGTCAAGGCCACCTACTCCGCGCTGACCGGCGTCGAACTCGGCGACCTGCACTGGTTCTACGTCTACTCCGGTGTGATCTGGGGATGTGTGTTCATGCGCACCAGCGCACGGCGGGTGCGGTTCGGCGAGATCGAGAAACCCGAGGACGTCGAATCGCTGTTCTACCACGGCGCACTGCTGAAACGACTGATGGGAGACAACGCGTAA
- the nuoN gene encoding NADH-quinone oxidoreductase subunit NuoN, giving the protein MTLTPPTVEYGLVSPILIIFGVAIAGVLVEAFLPRQGRYRAQLLLAFGGLAAALAAVVVLARDLHGSVGRSAVMGAVVVDTPALFLQGTILVVGVLGVLLIAEREIPARAGGDDGGRGLDGFTAQASAVPGSVAEQLATKAAVIQTEVFPLTLFAIGGMLLFPASDDLLTMFIALEVLSLPLYLLCGLARRRRLLSQEAALKYFLLGAFSSAFFLYGMGMLYGFAGTLNLDGIAEVVQSGSGNTSLALIGTGLLLVGVLFKIGAVPFHAWIPDVYQGAPTPITAFMAAATKIAAFGAMLRVFYVALPELRDDWRPILWAIAILTMVVGTVTAVTQVDVKRMLAYSAVAHTGFILTGVIAANEAGLSSTLFYLFAYGFSTVGAFAVVSLVRDAAGEEDTAMARWAGLGRRYPIVGIVFSLFLLAFAGIPLTSGFVSKFAVFKAAGEGGAIPLVVVGVVASAIAAYFYVRVIVLMFFTDPPEDAPTVVAPSLLSTGVVTVTAAVTFALGALPQPLLDLANHADQFLR; this is encoded by the coding sequence GTGACCCTGACCCCGCCCACCGTCGAATACGGCCTGGTCTCCCCGATCCTGATCATCTTCGGGGTGGCCATCGCCGGTGTTCTCGTCGAGGCGTTCCTGCCGCGGCAGGGCCGCTACCGGGCCCAGCTGCTGCTGGCGTTCGGCGGTCTGGCCGCCGCGCTGGCCGCCGTCGTCGTGCTCGCCCGCGACCTGCACGGCAGCGTCGGACGCTCGGCGGTGATGGGCGCCGTCGTCGTCGACACGCCCGCGCTGTTTCTGCAGGGCACGATCTTGGTCGTTGGCGTGCTCGGCGTACTGCTCATCGCCGAACGCGAGATCCCTGCCCGCGCAGGCGGAGACGACGGCGGACGCGGGCTCGACGGGTTCACCGCGCAGGCGTCCGCGGTGCCCGGCAGCGTGGCCGAGCAACTGGCCACCAAGGCCGCGGTCATCCAGACCGAGGTGTTCCCGCTGACACTGTTCGCGATCGGCGGCATGCTGCTGTTCCCCGCCTCCGACGACCTGCTGACGATGTTCATCGCGCTGGAGGTCCTGTCGCTGCCGCTGTACCTGCTGTGCGGACTGGCGCGCCGGCGACGCCTGCTGTCGCAGGAGGCGGCGCTCAAGTACTTCCTGCTGGGTGCGTTCTCGTCGGCGTTCTTCCTGTACGGCATGGGGATGCTGTACGGCTTCGCGGGCACGCTGAACCTTGACGGCATCGCCGAGGTCGTCCAATCCGGTTCGGGCAACACGTCACTGGCGCTGATCGGCACCGGTCTGCTGCTGGTCGGGGTGCTGTTCAAGATCGGCGCGGTGCCGTTCCACGCGTGGATCCCCGACGTGTACCAGGGCGCGCCGACGCCGATCACCGCGTTCATGGCGGCGGCGACGAAAATCGCCGCGTTCGGCGCGATGCTGCGGGTGTTCTACGTCGCGCTACCCGAGCTGCGTGACGACTGGCGGCCGATCCTGTGGGCGATCGCGATCCTCACGATGGTGGTGGGCACCGTCACCGCCGTCACACAGGTCGACGTCAAGCGGATGCTCGCGTATTCCGCGGTGGCGCACACCGGGTTCATCCTGACCGGCGTGATCGCCGCGAACGAGGCGGGGCTGTCGTCGACGCTGTTCTATCTGTTCGCCTACGGATTCAGCACCGTCGGCGCGTTCGCGGTCGTCAGCCTGGTCCGCGACGCCGCGGGCGAGGAGGACACCGCGATGGCGCGGTGGGCCGGGCTCGGGCGGCGGTATCCGATTGTCGGCATTGTCTTTTCGCTGTTTCTGCTGGCCTTCGCCGGCATTCCGCTGACCAGTGGGTTCGTCAGCAAGTTCGCGGTGTTCAAGGCCGCCGGTGAGGGCGGGGCGATCCCGCTGGTCGTCGTCGGTGTCGTCGCGAGCGCGATCGCCGCGTACTTCTACGTGCGGGTGATCGTGTTGATGTTCTTCACCGATCCGCCCGAGGATGCGCCGACGGTGGTGGCGCCGAGCCTGCTGAGCACCGGGGTGGTGACCGTGACCGCGGCGGTGACGTTCGCGCTGGGCGCGCTTCCGCAGCCGCTGCTGGATCTGGCGAACCACGCCGACCAGTTCCTGCGGTAG
- a CDS encoding TetR/AcrR family transcriptional regulator: MTRGRPRDPATDAAILTAALDLFIEHGIAGMSMEQVAKRAGVGKPTVYRRWSTKERLVADAVESHVSADIRWPTSDEPDDIRDHIRRNIAAAATTATDPKFRGLVAQIYGSAVSHPALMQTYWNHHIAPRRAAVLAMLRRAQDDGVVAADADLEVLVDMLAGAVTYRVLQPDPPTPRQMRRYLESAYRQVGLLT; the protein is encoded by the coding sequence ATGACGCGGGGCCGCCCCCGTGACCCGGCGACCGATGCGGCGATCCTCACCGCGGCGCTCGACCTGTTCATCGAACACGGCATCGCCGGCATGAGCATGGAACAGGTCGCCAAGCGGGCCGGCGTCGGGAAACCGACCGTCTACCGGCGGTGGTCGACCAAGGAGCGGCTGGTCGCCGACGCCGTCGAATCGCATGTGAGCGCGGACATCCGCTGGCCCACAAGTGACGAGCCGGACGACATCCGCGACCACATCAGGCGCAACATCGCCGCCGCCGCCACCACGGCGACCGACCCGAAGTTCCGCGGACTCGTCGCCCAGATCTACGGGTCTGCCGTCTCGCATCCGGCCCTGATGCAGACGTACTGGAATCATCACATCGCGCCGCGACGCGCGGCGGTGCTCGCCATGCTGCGCCGAGCGCAAGACGACGGCGTGGTCGCCGCGGACGCCGACCTCGAGGTCCTGGTCGACATGCTCGCCGGTGCTGTCACATACCGTGTGCTGCAACCGGATCCGCCGACGCCGCGGCAGATGCGGCGCTACCTGGAGAGCGCCTACCGCCAGGTCGGGCTGCTGACGTGA
- a CDS encoding enoyl-CoA hydratase encodes MTAEPLVLVADHGPVRVLTLNRPEARNALSRALIKAAYAALTDADADESVRVVVLTGTDPAFCAGVDLKEAQRDGLSYFEEFRSQSCIAATGNMRTPIVAAINGATFTGGLEMALGCDFLIASERAVFADTHARVGILPGGGMTARLPQLVGLGMARRLSMTGEVVDAARAERIGLVTEVVAHGRLLDRAFELATQIAEVPGPVMRGLKEIYTTGAAAVIDPALAAEAEIAFAQHRDFEGLGDRFQAVTERNKSQIDG; translated from the coding sequence GTGACCGCAGAACCGCTCGTCCTCGTCGCCGACCACGGCCCGGTCCGGGTGCTGACGCTCAACCGGCCCGAAGCCCGAAATGCGTTGAGCCGCGCGCTGATCAAAGCCGCTTACGCCGCGCTGACCGACGCTGACGCCGATGAGTCCGTGCGCGTCGTCGTCCTCACCGGCACCGATCCCGCCTTCTGCGCAGGGGTGGATCTCAAGGAGGCGCAGCGCGACGGGTTGAGCTACTTCGAGGAGTTCCGTTCGCAGAGTTGCATCGCCGCGACCGGCAACATGCGCACCCCGATCGTCGCGGCGATCAACGGCGCGACCTTCACCGGTGGTCTCGAGATGGCGCTGGGTTGCGACTTTCTCATCGCCTCCGAGCGGGCGGTGTTCGCCGACACCCACGCCCGCGTCGGCATCCTGCCCGGTGGCGGTATGACCGCGCGACTCCCCCAACTGGTCGGGCTCGGGATGGCGCGCCGGTTGTCGATGACCGGCGAGGTGGTCGACGCCGCCCGTGCCGAGCGGATCGGGCTGGTGACCGAGGTCGTCGCGCACGGCCGACTGCTGGACCGCGCGTTCGAGTTGGCCACGCAGATCGCCGAGGTGCCGGGTCCGGTCATGCGGGGGCTCAAGGAGATCTACACGACCGGCGCCGCCGCGGTGATCGATCCGGCGCTGGCAGCCGAGGCGGAGATCGCGTTCGCTCAGCACCGCGATTTCGAGGGACTCGGCGATCGGTTCCAGGCGGTCACCGAGCGCAACAAGAGCCAGATCGACGGCTGA
- a CDS encoding helix-turn-helix transcriptional regulator, protein MTADAAHALPQTCCPSVWLWPGLALYAGPSLNLAPHSGSVWCLAVGIGGPLTVTVAGAEPVRAPSVLIPPRLTHHLACHGDGLVSCYLEPASSRAESCRAKVGAWHAGIGSGHVDEDRLQFTPDDDEAASHWLDIAAPAADRRIDPRIAVTVNRIRDHPADAAPSRELAAAVGLSESRFLHLFRAEVGTSLRRYRLWARLLAAGTVIADGKTLTDAAMHAGFASPSHLSDRFRSTFGLSASQLFAAGVAVRIPG, encoded by the coding sequence ATGACCGCTGACGCGGCGCACGCGCTTCCACAAACCTGCTGTCCGTCGGTGTGGTTGTGGCCGGGCCTGGCGCTGTACGCGGGCCCGAGCCTGAACCTGGCGCCGCACTCCGGATCGGTGTGGTGCCTGGCGGTCGGCATCGGCGGCCCGCTGACCGTCACCGTCGCCGGCGCCGAACCCGTCCGCGCCCCCAGCGTGCTGATCCCACCGCGGCTCACCCATCACCTGGCCTGCCACGGGGACGGCCTGGTCTCCTGCTACCTGGAGCCGGCATCGAGTCGCGCCGAGAGCTGCCGCGCCAAGGTCGGCGCCTGGCACGCCGGCATCGGCAGCGGGCACGTCGACGAGGACCGCCTGCAGTTCACCCCCGACGACGACGAGGCCGCGTCACACTGGCTCGACATCGCCGCACCGGCGGCAGACCGTCGCATCGACCCGCGGATCGCCGTGACCGTCAACAGGATTCGTGACCATCCCGCGGACGCTGCGCCGTCACGCGAACTGGCCGCCGCCGTCGGGCTGTCCGAATCCCGGTTCCTTCACCTGTTCCGCGCCGAGGTGGGCACCAGCCTGCGCCGCTATCGGTTGTGGGCGCGACTGTTGGCCGCGGGCACCGTCATCGCCGACGGAAAGACCCTCACCGACGCGGCGATGCACGCCGGCTTCGCCAGCCCGTCGCATCTGTCGGATCGCTTCAGGTCGACGTTCGGCCTGTCGGCGTCGCAGTTGTTCGCCGCCGGTGTCGCCGTGCGGATTCCCGGCTAA